The following coding sequences lie in one Sphaerochaeta sp. genomic window:
- a CDS encoding endonuclease III, with translation MTEAAWDAMFDRMRNAVVQAGGDLPSVSQIAREKQDPYRVLISTLLSLRTKDQVTLEASRRLFALADTPQAMVRLSQKEIEQAIFPAGFYQRKAQQILSISHLLIDRYGGAVPADQKALMDLPGVGIKTANLTLNLGFGINALCVDCHVHQIANRMGWVKTKSPEETEKALQSVMPPKHWIPMNELLVSFGQLVCTPVSPKCSRCPEAGHCPKIGVTKAR, from the coding sequence ATGACAGAAGCAGCATGGGACGCAATGTTCGACCGGATGCGGAACGCAGTCGTCCAGGCGGGAGGGGATCTTCCCTCCGTCTCCCAGATCGCCCGGGAAAAACAGGATCCCTACCGGGTGCTGATCAGCACATTGCTGTCGCTCCGGACCAAAGACCAGGTGACGCTGGAAGCATCCCGAAGGCTGTTCGCCCTGGCGGACACCCCTCAGGCGATGGTGCGCCTCAGCCAGAAAGAAATCGAACAGGCGATCTTCCCCGCAGGCTTCTACCAGCGCAAAGCCCAGCAGATCCTCTCCATCTCCCACCTGCTGATCGATCGGTACGGCGGAGCCGTGCCGGCCGACCAGAAGGCGTTGATGGATCTTCCCGGCGTGGGAATCAAGACGGCCAACCTGACGCTGAACCTGGGTTTCGGCATCAACGCGCTCTGCGTCGACTGCCATGTGCACCAGATCGCCAACCGGATGGGCTGGGTGAAGACCAAAAGCCCGGAAGAGACGGAAAAAGCGCTGCAGAGCGTCATGCCACCCAAACACTGGATCCCGATGAACGAACTGCTGGTATCCTTCGGACAACTGGTCTGCACCCCGGTCAGTCCCAAATGCTCCCGTTGCCCGGAAGCGGGCCACTGCCCAAAGATCGGAGTTACGAAAGCGCGATGA
- a CDS encoding DUF4416 family protein has translation MGAIVPFTPERLVIGVLSTNEEQHPRLLAALQASYGPVLTESPHTPFSYTDYYDGEMGGRPERYFLVFRDLVDPGRLAAIKRETNDLEEQFIKDGGRTINLDPGILSAGSFILATTKNRAHRIPLSDGIYAEVTLIYYGHRFNALPWTYADYRSDAFCDLFARYRAAYLSDLKDRKGTS, from the coding sequence ATGGGAGCCATTGTTCCGTTCACGCCGGAGCGGTTGGTCATCGGGGTGCTTTCCACCAACGAGGAACAACACCCCCGGTTGCTTGCAGCGCTTCAGGCCTCATATGGTCCGGTGTTGACGGAAAGCCCCCATACCCCGTTCTCCTACACCGATTACTACGATGGGGAGATGGGGGGGCGGCCCGAGCGGTACTTCCTGGTCTTCCGCGATCTGGTCGACCCGGGACGGCTGGCCGCCATCAAACGGGAGACCAACGATCTTGAGGAACAGTTCATCAAGGATGGAGGGAGGACGATCAACCTGGATCCGGGAATCCTCAGCGCAGGCTCTTTCATCCTTGCCACGACAAAGAACCGCGCCCACCGCATTCCACTGTCCGACGGCATCTACGCCGAGGTGACGTTGATCTACTACGGCCATCGGTTCAACGCCCTTCCCTGGACGTACGCCGATTACCGCAGTGACGCGTTCTGTGATCTCTTCGCCCGGTACCGGGCCGCGTACCTCTCCGATCTCAAAGACCGGAAAGGCACTTCTTGA
- a CDS encoding MFS transporter yields the protein MIRFMVLLQTAVMAFSSNLFGGLGNDIQQTCGITLEGLGWILSLSQAGLIIAFLLYPALMRKEGPYRTMIIGTFGAAAGFFLLGASRTASFFAVAFLLQGVLGYPWSSAKFSVITFVDRTKRERNIATMHLIYAISSMFAGWYISRMKGSHWYQAYYQNGIAWLVLGFVFLSLLGKAKQTPDLMVHQGTEKNHLKDGFSLLAERPFRLFYLSLIISATVEGLTMIYPLLFLQQSLGSTAAAVGLAVTLFHVGMTGSRLLLIPFFIKSKRTWTIIGSLTALVAASLVAMSFATTVPMALVTLTVAGFGLGALNPMAQIVEIHSWPDRVDQVMNMHTISGTIGKLVLPVIVGAISTRISQAAGILSIAIMMLLSLVTLVLAKRALNA from the coding sequence ATGATACGCTTCATGGTGCTGCTTCAGACGGCCGTCATGGCCTTTTCCTCCAACCTGTTCGGAGGCCTGGGCAACGATATCCAACAAACCTGCGGCATCACGCTGGAAGGACTGGGATGGATCCTTTCCCTCTCCCAAGCCGGCCTGATCATCGCCTTTCTGCTGTACCCCGCATTGATGCGCAAGGAAGGCCCGTACCGTACCATGATCATCGGGACATTCGGAGCGGCGGCAGGTTTCTTCCTGCTGGGCGCTTCCCGCACAGCATCGTTTTTCGCCGTGGCGTTCCTCCTGCAAGGCGTGCTGGGATATCCGTGGTCCAGCGCAAAATTCAGTGTCATCACGTTTGTTGACCGGACCAAACGGGAGCGGAACATCGCCACCATGCATCTGATCTACGCCATCAGCAGCATGTTTGCCGGCTGGTACATCTCCCGGATGAAGGGAAGCCACTGGTACCAGGCGTACTACCAGAATGGGATCGCCTGGCTCGTCCTGGGCTTTGTCTTCCTCTCTTTGCTGGGGAAAGCGAAACAGACTCCCGACCTGATGGTCCACCAAGGCACGGAGAAGAACCACCTGAAGGATGGATTCTCCCTGCTTGCCGAGCGTCCGTTCCGGCTGTTCTACCTGTCGTTGATCATCTCCGCCACGGTGGAGGGACTGACGATGATCTACCCGTTGTTGTTTTTGCAGCAGAGTCTGGGATCCACCGCGGCGGCGGTGGGGCTTGCCGTGACGCTGTTCCACGTCGGCATGACGGGCAGCCGCCTGCTCCTCATCCCCTTCTTCATCAAGTCAAAGCGCACCTGGACGATCATCGGCTCGCTCACCGCGCTGGTGGCGGCAAGCCTTGTGGCCATGTCCTTCGCGACCACCGTTCCGATGGCCTTGGTCACCCTGACGGTTGCCGGTTTTGGACTGGGAGCCCTCAACCCGATGGCCCAGATCGTGGAGATCCACTCCTGGCCGGATCGGGTCGACCAGGTGATGAACATGCACACCATCTCCGGGACCATCGGGAAACTGGTTCTCCCGGTGATCGTCGGAGCCATCTCCACACGAATCTCACAGGCGGCAGGAATCTTGTCCATCGCCATCATGATGCTACTGTCACTGGTGACGCTGGTACTGGCGAAACGGGCGTTGAACGCTTAA
- a CDS encoding NUDIX hydrolase: protein MVETVSKKTLLQGSFWSFTEEGVRLPDGTVREYHLLNHPGGVAVLAINGEGKIALEKQYRYAMGKECIEIPAGKRDKGPESPEAGARRELQEETGCTANTMLPLGEVYPSPGMVTEKLFLFLATGLTQGERHLDDDEFIQVMWKTPAEVQSMILDGTVKDAKTICAFFLAKAKGFIALS, encoded by the coding sequence ATGGTTGAGACGGTTTCCAAAAAGACGTTGTTGCAGGGATCGTTCTGGTCGTTCACCGAAGAAGGGGTTCGGCTTCCTGACGGGACGGTACGGGAATACCATCTGCTCAACCACCCCGGCGGGGTGGCGGTACTGGCCATCAACGGGGAAGGAAAGATCGCGTTGGAGAAGCAGTACCGGTACGCCATGGGAAAGGAGTGTATCGAGATTCCCGCGGGAAAACGGGACAAGGGTCCGGAGTCTCCGGAGGCGGGAGCCCGTCGGGAACTTCAGGAGGAGACGGGGTGCACGGCGAACACGATGCTGCCTCTGGGGGAAGTGTATCCGTCCCCCGGTATGGTGACGGAGAAACTGTTCCTGTTTCTCGCCACCGGTCTTACCCAGGGGGAACGGCATTTGGACGACGATGAGTTCATCCAGGTGATGTGGAAGACGCCCGCCGAGGTGCAGTCGATGATTCTGGACGGTACCGTCAAGGACGCCAAGACGATCTGCGCGTTCTTCCTGGCCAAAGCCAAGGGGTTCATCGCGCTTTCGTAA
- a CDS encoding hemolysin family protein, whose product MIAAILFLLFLSAAFSATETAYTSLSIIDQKKLESKRSKSAKIALSFTHKSDVMLTTVLIGNNLVNLSLSALVTSMTISRWGNAYIGAATGILTLVLLVFGEISPKQIAMHNSVGIALATAIPLKILTIVLFPVIWCFRQLSRFINFLFRGSDSKRLTPTSLMHIADAAEDQGVVDQYESDLMQRAIYFSETQIRTVMTHRTEVFCMDDCLTIRQAFPLMVESGFSRVPLYHGNRENITGVLVLKDLLSAQIVHGDAVKISTLAKKPQFVPESMHIDDLFTRFKRQNLNMAIVLDEYGGFSGVVTMEDIVEQLFGEIYDEHEKKEGDLVVPSTHNPGSWIVQADTPMQQFIETLDINEEEPEFRSGTIASYLLDIIGDIPRIGQIVTTPAGTFRILAMTKNRVDTVLFTPAVPPEDE is encoded by the coding sequence ATGATTGCTGCCATTCTCTTTCTGTTGTTTCTTTCCGCAGCCTTCTCCGCCACGGAAACCGCCTATACCTCCCTGTCGATCATCGACCAGAAAAAGCTTGAGTCAAAGCGCTCCAAGAGCGCAAAGATCGCGCTTTCGTTCACCCACAAAAGTGATGTGATGCTGACCACCGTCTTGATCGGCAACAACCTGGTCAACCTCTCCCTCTCCGCGCTGGTCACCTCGATGACCATCTCCCGCTGGGGAAACGCCTATATCGGAGCGGCGACGGGAATCCTGACGCTGGTGCTGCTGGTCTTCGGGGAGATTTCCCCCAAGCAGATCGCCATGCACAACAGCGTGGGCATCGCTTTGGCGACCGCCATCCCATTGAAGATCCTGACCATCGTCCTGTTTCCCGTCATTTGGTGCTTCCGCCAACTGAGCAGGTTCATCAACTTCCTGTTCCGTGGTTCGGACAGCAAGCGGCTCACCCCGACCAGTCTGATGCACATCGCCGACGCGGCGGAGGACCAGGGAGTGGTCGACCAGTATGAGAGTGACCTGATGCAACGGGCCATCTACTTCTCCGAAACCCAGATCCGTACGGTGATGACCCACCGTACCGAGGTGTTCTGCATGGACGACTGCCTGACCATCCGGCAGGCGTTCCCCCTGATGGTGGAATCCGGTTTCTCCCGGGTTCCGCTGTACCACGGGAACCGGGAGAACATCACCGGCGTGCTGGTGCTGAAGGATCTGCTCTCCGCCCAGATCGTCCACGGGGATGCCGTCAAAATCTCCACGTTGGCGAAAAAACCACAGTTCGTGCCGGAATCGATGCACATCGACGACCTGTTCACCCGCTTCAAACGGCAGAACCTCAACATGGCCATCGTGCTGGACGAATACGGCGGGTTCTCCGGCGTCGTCACGATGGAAGACATCGTCGAGCAACTGTTCGGAGAAATCTACGATGAGCATGAGAAGAAGGAAGGCGATCTGGTCGTCCCCAGCACCCACAACCCCGGCTCGTGGATCGTCCAGGCGGACACGCCGATGCAACAGTTCATCGAGACACTGGACATCAACGAAGAGGAACCGGAGTTCCGCAGCGGCACCATCGCGAGCTATCTGTTGGATATCATCGGGGACATCCCCCGTATCGGACAAATCGTCACCACGCCGGCGGGGACGTTCCGCATCCTGGCCATGACGAAGAACCGTGTCGACACCGTCCTGTTCACCCCTGCCGTACCACCGGAAGACGAATAA
- a CDS encoding M20/M25/M40 family metallo-hydrolase: MNERAQTYAEKLQKMIQCETVSIKDVVQLEKFEKFHTVLKENFPHVFETCEIHQFEDGSLLFKWAAKQPTDAPMMLMSHQDVVAANANDWTHAPFSGDIDEAGNIWGRGTVDTKGSLFCIFQAVDELIADGWENHGDLYISSSAGEEVLGPGAKQSNDLLASQGVRLQLVMDEGGMITHEPLSGAKGTFAMIGCLEKGTGNYKFIAHGRGGHASAPGKNTPLPRLGALMDDIEKHPPFTPKMNSVTMEMLRRLGTKTGGLQGFLFRHAKGFSPLLTKLLYKTNPSGAAMVATTIAFTTAKGSDGLNVMPQEAYVTANVRFIPHQGVAETTKILAEKAKKHDLEMQVINSTEPCPVVAVTTAEFRLLEATVKEVFPSVIPCPYAMTGGTDSRFFTPICDNIYRFAPLEVTKQQITSIHGVDENISAETLPGGVDFYKVIVKKCLSGL; this comes from the coding sequence ATGAACGAACGAGCCCAAACGTATGCCGAAAAGCTGCAGAAGATGATCCAGTGTGAGACGGTGTCCATCAAGGATGTCGTCCAGCTGGAGAAATTCGAGAAGTTCCACACGGTTTTGAAGGAGAACTTCCCCCATGTGTTCGAAACCTGTGAGATCCATCAGTTCGAGGATGGTTCCCTCCTGTTCAAATGGGCGGCGAAACAACCGACCGACGCTCCGATGATGCTGATGAGCCACCAGGATGTCGTCGCCGCAAACGCCAACGACTGGACCCATGCGCCGTTCTCCGGAGACATCGATGAGGCGGGGAACATCTGGGGCCGTGGAACGGTGGACACCAAGGGTTCGCTGTTCTGCATCTTCCAGGCGGTGGATGAGTTGATCGCCGATGGATGGGAAAACCACGGGGACCTGTACATCTCCAGCTCCGCCGGGGAAGAGGTCCTTGGACCGGGGGCGAAACAGTCCAACGACCTGCTCGCATCCCAAGGGGTGCGTCTGCAGCTCGTCATGGACGAAGGCGGGATGATCACCCACGAGCCGCTGTCCGGAGCCAAGGGTACGTTCGCCATGATCGGCTGTCTGGAAAAAGGAACCGGCAACTACAAGTTCATCGCCCACGGCAGAGGCGGCCACGCCTCCGCACCGGGCAAGAACACGCCGCTTCCCCGCTTGGGCGCGTTGATGGATGACATCGAGAAGCACCCGCCGTTCACCCCGAAGATGAACTCCGTCACGATGGAGATGCTCCGAAGACTGGGAACGAAGACGGGGGGCCTGCAGGGCTTCCTGTTCCGTCACGCCAAAGGGTTCTCTCCGCTTCTGACCAAGCTGCTGTACAAGACCAACCCCTCTGGGGCGGCCATGGTGGCCACCACCATCGCGTTTACCACCGCCAAGGGTTCTGACGGTCTGAACGTCATGCCCCAGGAAGCGTATGTGACGGCGAACGTCCGGTTCATCCCCCACCAGGGAGTGGCGGAAACCACCAAAATTCTTGCGGAGAAAGCCAAGAAGCATGACCTGGAGATGCAGGTGATCAACAGCACCGAACCGTGTCCGGTGGTGGCCGTCACCACGGCGGAGTTCCGCCTGCTGGAAGCGACGGTCAAGGAAGTGTTCCCATCCGTCATTCCCTGCCCGTACGCCATGACCGGCGGGACGGACTCCCGGTTCTTCACCCCGATCTGCGACAACATCTACCGGTTCGCTCCGTTGGAAGTGACCAAACAGCAGATCACCTCCATCCACGGCGTGGATGAGAACATCAGCGCGGAGACGCTTCCCGGCGGAGTGGATTTCTACAAGGTGATCGTCAAGAAGTGCCTTTCCGGTCTTTGA
- a CDS encoding pentapeptide repeat-containing protein: MQETTFLVSEEKEYQDCQLERVSASGLTLSESWFRRIILDHCWFDGTNFQDGSFIQTTFRFCDCSEADFRGSHFRECRFEGCKLLGAHFSDAVLEQCVFTGSNLSYTDWHQATWKRGMSFSDCDLQEGALTSLTFTTPPALIRCDLTGASLTDTKLQGIDLSGTVLDGIIVSPDFRELKGAKISLAQTTALANLLGVTVEG, translated from the coding sequence ATGCAGGAGACGACGTTCCTCGTTTCGGAGGAAAAGGAATACCAGGACTGCCAGCTGGAGCGGGTTTCGGCAAGCGGTCTGACGCTTTCGGAAAGCTGGTTCCGACGGATCATTCTGGATCATTGCTGGTTTGACGGCACCAATTTTCAGGACGGCTCGTTCATCCAGACGACGTTCCGTTTCTGCGATTGTTCCGAAGCCGACTTCCGTGGATCCCATTTCCGGGAATGCCGGTTCGAAGGATGCAAGCTCCTCGGCGCCCACTTCAGTGACGCCGTCCTGGAGCAGTGCGTATTCACCGGATCCAACCTCTCCTACACCGACTGGCATCAGGCGACCTGGAAGCGGGGCATGTCGTTTTCGGACTGCGATCTGCAGGAAGGCGCGTTGACCTCCCTCACCTTCACCACCCCACCCGCACTGATCCGTTGCGACCTGACCGGCGCCTCTCTGACCGACACCAAACTCCAGGGGATCGACCTGTCCGGCACGGTGCTGGACGGCATCATCGTCAGCCCGGATTTCCGGGAATTGAAGGGGGCGAAGATCAGTCTCGCCCAGACGACGGCGCTGGCCAATCTGCTGGGCGTCACGGTGGAGGGATGA
- a CDS encoding DUF5058 family protein: MEAYLQQANLPVLYVIVGVILLFVVGLCVVFIRKSYRAGRKLGMSKEVLNRAITSSVTFTILPSISILLGVIALSGSLGLPASWLRLSVVGNLQYETTVASIAATGMGKQLDAAILTTDDLVTILLVMTIGICWGCILSIATLKQYANKIKSKPVATGSTKKSFSSYAMVAMFIGMCATFCGSYVATAIAFRQFIPLFTALISALAMGVFEYFSKRKNVTALDSFSLAGSMLIGMTSAVLFSLGGIV, translated from the coding sequence ATGGAAGCATATCTGCAACAAGCAAATCTGCCGGTCCTGTACGTCATCGTAGGAGTGATCCTTCTGTTTGTCGTCGGACTGTGCGTTGTGTTCATCCGAAAAAGTTATCGTGCCGGACGGAAGCTTGGGATGTCCAAGGAAGTGCTCAACAGGGCCATCACCTCGTCGGTGACGTTCACCATCCTTCCTTCCATCTCCATTCTGCTCGGCGTCATCGCCTTGTCGGGAAGCCTGGGGCTCCCCGCCTCCTGGCTCCGTCTGTCCGTCGTCGGCAACCTGCAGTACGAAACAACGGTGGCCTCCATCGCGGCAACCGGCATGGGGAAGCAACTGGATGCAGCCATCCTTACCACGGATGACCTGGTGACGATCCTCCTTGTCATGACCATCGGCATCTGCTGGGGCTGCATCCTTTCCATCGCCACGCTGAAGCAGTACGCAAACAAGATCAAGAGCAAACCGGTGGCGACCGGCTCAACCAAGAAATCGTTCAGCTCTTACGCCATGGTGGCGATGTTCATCGGCATGTGCGCCACATTCTGCGGCAGTTACGTGGCCACCGCCATCGCGTTCCGTCAGTTCATCCCGCTGTTCACCGCCCTGATCTCCGCCTTGGCCATGGGGGTGTTCGAATACTTCTCCAAGCGGAAGAACGTGACGGCGCTGGACAGTTTCTCGCTTGCCGGCAGCATGTTGATCGGCATGACGTCCGCCGTCCTGTTTTCCCTGGGAGGCATCGTATGA
- the aroF gene encoding 3-deoxy-7-phosphoheptulonate synthase: MIVVLNKNITDQQKHDLRSFLSSKGLQVHEIVGAEETVFGAVGVCRIDPREVELLPGVEKVIPISKPYKLASRELKKEDTIVSVGKVKIGGGRIVAIAGPCAVESRDQIMRIASLVRDAGAVMLRGGAFKPRTSPYSFQGLGEEGLKYLKEAGEKYDMPVTTEIVSPSNVDMMKDYVDMFQIGARNMQNFELLKAVGKTGMPVLLKRGIAATIEEWLMAAEYLMSSGTDQVVLCERGIRTYERATRNTLDCSAIPVVQKLTHLPVIGDPSHATGLRDLVNPMSLAIISSGASGIIVEVHDHPDVALSDGPQSLYPQQFEKLMRDVEALAPVVGKSLERIPRTSLITTTEVDVTPQMQDAVAFQGERGAYSELAVTRLFGEKTAVRPCPTFKDVFDAVDKGEVKYGVVPVENTLGGTIYDTLDLLALHPGIKVVGEQQVRIIHSLVVIPGTKMEDIREVYSHPQGLAQCARFLEKELPQAKPVSYYDTAGAVAFIKATGDRSKAAIAGAPAAAYHKMEVLREGIETNPSNYTRFYVICREENEATFISSNIPNRAVMSFSVNDKPGALFDALHVLSVHKLNMKKLESRPILGKPWEYSFFIETEIPNEAAYRDVVEELKGATQTLRQHGVFFAG; encoded by the coding sequence ATGATTGTCGTACTGAACAAAAACATCACCGACCAGCAGAAACATGATTTGAGGAGTTTCCTCTCTTCCAAAGGACTGCAGGTCCATGAGATTGTCGGAGCTGAGGAGACGGTGTTCGGCGCCGTTGGTGTCTGCAGGATCGATCCCCGGGAAGTGGAACTGCTCCCCGGCGTGGAGAAGGTCATCCCCATCTCCAAACCTTACAAGCTTGCCAGCCGGGAACTGAAGAAGGAAGACACCATCGTCTCGGTGGGGAAGGTGAAGATCGGCGGAGGGCGGATCGTCGCCATCGCCGGTCCGTGCGCCGTGGAGAGCCGCGACCAGATCATGCGGATCGCATCCCTGGTCCGGGACGCCGGCGCGGTGATGCTCCGTGGCGGAGCGTTCAAACCGCGGACCAGCCCGTACTCGTTCCAGGGATTGGGCGAGGAAGGGTTGAAATACCTGAAGGAAGCCGGTGAGAAGTACGATATGCCGGTGACCACCGAGATCGTCAGTCCATCCAACGTCGACATGATGAAGGACTACGTGGACATGTTCCAGATCGGCGCGCGGAACATGCAAAACTTCGAGCTTCTCAAAGCGGTGGGGAAGACCGGGATGCCCGTCCTATTGAAACGGGGCATCGCCGCCACCATCGAGGAGTGGTTGATGGCCGCCGAGTATCTGATGAGCAGCGGCACCGACCAGGTGGTGCTGTGCGAGCGGGGTATCCGCACCTATGAGCGCGCCACCCGCAACACGTTGGACTGCTCCGCCATCCCGGTGGTGCAGAAACTGACCCACCTGCCGGTCATCGGGGATCCGTCCCACGCCACCGGCCTGAGGGATCTGGTCAACCCGATGAGCCTTGCCATCATCTCCAGCGGCGCGTCAGGCATCATCGTCGAGGTGCATGACCATCCGGATGTCGCGTTGAGCGACGGCCCCCAGTCACTGTATCCCCAGCAGTTCGAGAAACTGATGCGTGATGTGGAGGCGTTGGCTCCGGTGGTCGGCAAGAGCCTGGAGCGGATCCCCCGCACCTCGTTGATCACCACCACCGAGGTGGATGTCACCCCGCAGATGCAGGATGCCGTGGCGTTCCAGGGAGAGCGTGGCGCCTACAGCGAATTGGCCGTCACCCGCCTGTTCGGCGAAAAAACAGCGGTACGCCCCTGCCCGACGTTCAAGGATGTGTTCGATGCGGTGGACAAAGGGGAAGTGAAGTACGGTGTCGTTCCGGTGGAAAACACCCTGGGCGGCACGATCTATGACACGCTGGATCTTCTGGCGCTCCATCCGGGCATCAAAGTGGTGGGAGAGCAGCAGGTCAGGATCATCCACAGCCTGGTGGTCATCCCCGGTACCAAGATGGAAGATATCCGCGAGGTGTATTCCCATCCCCAGGGGCTGGCCCAGTGCGCCCGGTTCCTGGAGAAGGAACTGCCCCAGGCCAAGCCTGTCTCCTACTACGATACGGCGGGAGCCGTGGCGTTCATCAAGGCGACGGGAGACCGGAGCAAGGCCGCCATCGCCGGAGCTCCGGCGGCGGCGTACCACAAGATGGAGGTGCTGCGTGAAGGCATCGAGACCAACCCCAGCAACTACACCCGTTTCTATGTGATCTGCCGTGAGGAGAACGAGGCGACGTTCATCTCCTCCAACATCCCCAACCGGGCCGTCATGTCGTTCAGCGTGAACGACAAGCCGGGCGCGTTGTTTGACGCGCTGCACGTCTTGTCCGTCCACAAACTCAACATGAAGAAACTGGAAAGCCGGCCGATTCTGGGCAAGCCGTGGGAGTATTCGTTCTTCATCGAAACGGAGATTCCCAATGAAGCGGCCTATCGTGATGTGGTGGAGGAGCTGAAGGGAGCCACCCAGACGCTTCGGCAGCACGGCGTATTCTTCGCCGGGTGA
- a CDS encoding L-serine ammonia-lyase — translation MQSLHELYRIGVGPSSSHTMGPRFAAQHFLSKHPDAASYQASLFGSLAATGKGHLTDKAIREVFAAKGKEIDIAWYPDQFKPFHPNALTITALDPEKKELCSQTYYSVGGGRVVIEGDSSSEPPEVYSKEFTHMKQILAYCNEEGMQLWEFALKFEGPEILDYMDTVWGVMRQAIENGLDTEGVLPGGLKLPRKAMQYNEKAKDFKGPFGNTALALSYALAVSEENAAGGTIVTAPTCGSCGVLPAVLRYLAEQYKFPKIRILRALLTAGIIGNVVKTNGSISGAEVGCQGEVGVACAMAAGAATQLLGGSIFQVEYAAEMGLEHHLGLTCDPMLGLVQIPCIERNAMAAMRALDNSTYALLGDGRHRVSFDAIIEVMMETGQALPSLYRETSRGGLAKVMENPNP, via the coding sequence ATGCAGTCACTCCATGAACTCTATCGGATCGGCGTCGGGCCATCCAGCAGCCACACCATGGGACCGCGGTTCGCGGCCCAGCATTTTCTCTCCAAACACCCGGATGCGGCGTCCTACCAAGCCAGTCTGTTCGGATCGCTGGCCGCGACCGGAAAAGGCCATTTGACGGACAAGGCGATCCGCGAGGTGTTCGCCGCAAAGGGCAAGGAGATCGACATCGCCTGGTACCCCGACCAGTTCAAGCCGTTTCATCCCAACGCGCTGACCATCACGGCGTTGGATCCAGAGAAAAAAGAGTTGTGCAGCCAGACGTACTACAGCGTCGGAGGCGGCCGGGTGGTCATTGAAGGGGACTCGTCCAGCGAGCCGCCGGAGGTGTATTCCAAGGAATTCACCCACATGAAGCAGATCCTCGCCTACTGCAACGAGGAAGGGATGCAACTGTGGGAATTCGCCCTGAAGTTCGAGGGTCCGGAAATCCTGGACTACATGGATACCGTCTGGGGGGTGATGCGTCAGGCCATCGAGAACGGCCTGGATACGGAAGGGGTGCTTCCCGGTGGATTGAAACTGCCCCGCAAGGCGATGCAGTACAACGAGAAGGCCAAGGACTTCAAGGGTCCGTTCGGCAATACGGCGTTGGCGCTGAGCTACGCGCTTGCCGTCTCCGAGGAGAACGCCGCCGGCGGCACCATCGTGACGGCGCCGACCTGCGGTTCCTGCGGCGTCCTTCCTGCCGTGCTCCGTTATCTCGCCGAGCAGTACAAATTCCCCAAGATCCGGATCCTCCGGGCGTTGCTTACCGCCGGGATCATCGGGAACGTGGTGAAGACCAACGGGTCGATCAGCGGGGCGGAAGTGGGCTGCCAAGGGGAAGTCGGCGTGGCGTGCGCCATGGCAGCCGGGGCTGCGACCCAGCTGTTGGGTGGCTCGATCTTCCAGGTGGAATACGCCGCGGAGATGGGGCTTGAGCACCATCTCGGGCTGACCTGCGATCCGATGCTTGGGTTAGTGCAGATTCCCTGCATCGAGCGCAACGCCATGGCCGCCATGCGTGCCTTGGACAACAGCACCTACGCGTTGTTGGGAGACGGACGGCACCGGGTGTCGTTCGACGCCATCATCGAAGTAATGATGGAGACCGGACAGGCGTTGCCTTCGTTATACCGGGAGACCAGCCGGGGTGGGCTGGCCAAGGTGATGGAAAACCCCAATCCTTAA